In Streptomyces violaceusniger Tu 4113, one DNA window encodes the following:
- a CDS encoding TetR/AcrR family transcriptional regulator, which yields MTELEKGPTGRRRGRGARERIVSASQQLFREQGINRTGMDQLCAAAQVSKRTAYQHFTGKDELVADYLRRFDPSVLSGVFDRTDLTPRERLLAAFDVPPTTPLCPYIAAAVELHDPQHPASQYARDYKKAVAARLADTAREAGAADPEQLGEQLALLIDGAAARTRVLNADAFPTAAAIAAVLIDNAIPATAGDDRRREEVSS from the coding sequence ATGACGGAGTTGGAGAAGGGCCCCACGGGCCGCCGCCGCGGCCGGGGCGCCCGCGAGCGCATCGTCAGCGCGTCCCAGCAACTGTTCCGCGAGCAGGGCATCAACCGCACCGGCATGGACCAGCTTTGCGCGGCGGCCCAGGTGTCCAAGCGCACGGCCTACCAGCACTTCACCGGCAAGGACGAACTCGTCGCCGATTACCTGCGCCGGTTCGACCCCTCCGTTCTGTCCGGCGTGTTCGACCGCACCGACCTCACGCCCCGCGAACGGCTCCTCGCCGCCTTCGACGTCCCCCCCACCACCCCCCTGTGCCCCTACATCGCCGCCGCCGTCGAACTCCACGACCCCCAGCACCCCGCATCCCAGTACGCACGCGACTACAAGAAAGCCGTCGCCGCGCGGCTCGCCGACACCGCCCGCGAAGCCGGCGCCGCCGACCCTGAACAGCTCGGCGAGCAGCTCGCGCTGCTCATCGACGGCGCCGCGGCCCGCACCCGGGTCCTCAACGCCGACGCCTTCCCCACCGCCGCCGCCATCGCCGCCGTCCTCATCGACAACGCCATCCCCGCCACGGCCGGCGATGACCGGCGACGGGAGGAAGTGTCAAGTTGA
- a CDS encoding GNAT family N-acetyltransferase: MNHEEVLALFDRQLRRDAHADGRGTRVERDGDVVRQVGADHDWNGVLWSDLDQSTADAAIRAQMRYFATLGREFEWKAYAHDRPGDLGRRLKSAGFTPEPQEAVMVAPVRDLPTDTALPEGVHLRPVTDTAGVDLVAAVHEQAFGVSSARLRQRLLTQLAQSSETISMVVAMAGDLPVCAARMELNPGTDFAGLWGGGTVTAWRGRGIYRALVAHRARTAADLGYRYLQVDATDESRPILQRLGFTVLSTTTPYIYDPHREA; this comes from the coding sequence ATGAACCATGAAGAAGTACTTGCCTTGTTCGACCGCCAGTTGAGGCGCGACGCGCACGCCGACGGCCGCGGAACCCGTGTCGAGCGTGACGGCGACGTCGTGCGGCAGGTCGGCGCGGATCACGACTGGAACGGCGTCCTCTGGTCCGACCTCGACCAGAGCACCGCGGATGCGGCGATCAGAGCCCAGATGCGGTACTTCGCCACGCTTGGGCGCGAGTTCGAATGGAAGGCATACGCCCACGACCGACCCGGTGACCTCGGGAGGCGGCTGAAGTCGGCCGGGTTCACGCCCGAGCCGCAGGAGGCAGTGATGGTCGCGCCGGTCCGGGACCTGCCCACCGACACCGCACTGCCCGAAGGTGTCCACCTACGTCCGGTGACCGACACCGCCGGGGTGGACCTCGTGGCGGCCGTCCACGAACAGGCCTTCGGCGTCAGCAGCGCCCGCCTGCGGCAGCGGCTGCTCACCCAGCTCGCCCAGAGCTCCGAAACCATCAGCATGGTCGTCGCGATGGCCGGCGACCTGCCCGTGTGCGCGGCGCGGATGGAACTGAACCCGGGCACCGACTTCGCCGGTCTGTGGGGCGGCGGCACCGTGACCGCCTGGCGAGGCCGGGGCATCTACCGTGCTCTGGTCGCCCACCGCGCTCGGACCGCCGCCGACCTCGGCTACCGCTACCTTCAAGTCGACGCCACCGACGAGAGCCGCCCCATCCTGCAACGACTCGGGTTCACCGTTCTGAGCACCACGACTCCATACATCTACGATCCCCACCGCGAGGCGTAA
- the allB gene encoding allantoinase AllB codes for MPDVELVLRSARVVTPDGPRAASVSVADGRIVAVGPYDTPDPDGARVEDLGDEVLLPGLVDTHVHVNDPGRTAWEGFGSATRAAAAGGVTTLVDMPLNSVPPTTTVPALEVKRAVARRSAHVDIGFWGGAVPGNAPELRPLHDAGVLGFKAFLLPSGVDEFPPLAPGQLRTALREIAGFGGLLIVHAEDARLIDGAPPPTGPRYADFLASRPRAAENEAIAGLIALAHELDARVHVLHLSSADALPLIADARRKGVRITVETCPHFLTLTAEEVPDGATEFKCCPPIREAANQDALWAGLAAGEIDCVVSDHSPCTADLKVDDFGRAWGGISSLQLGLPAVWTAARRRGHTLHDVARWMSTGPAALVGLDRKGAIEAGRDADFAVLAPDETFTVDPAALHHRNQVTAYAGRTLFGVVRSTWLRGRKIADHGAIADRGATSEPTGRLLERQPRT; via the coding sequence GTGCCCGACGTGGAGCTGGTGCTGCGCTCGGCCAGGGTGGTCACACCGGACGGCCCGCGTGCGGCTTCCGTGTCCGTCGCCGACGGCCGCATCGTGGCCGTCGGGCCGTACGACACCCCGGACCCGGACGGCGCGAGGGTCGAGGACCTCGGCGACGAGGTCCTGCTCCCCGGCCTCGTCGACACCCACGTCCATGTCAACGACCCCGGCCGCACCGCCTGGGAGGGGTTCGGCTCGGCCACCCGCGCCGCCGCGGCCGGCGGCGTCACCACCCTCGTCGACATGCCGCTCAACAGCGTCCCGCCGACCACCACCGTCCCGGCCCTGGAGGTCAAACGGGCCGTCGCCCGGCGGTCGGCCCATGTCGACATCGGGTTCTGGGGCGGCGCCGTGCCCGGGAACGCCCCCGAGCTGCGGCCGCTGCACGACGCGGGCGTCCTCGGCTTCAAGGCGTTTCTGCTCCCCTCCGGTGTGGACGAGTTTCCGCCGCTCGCCCCCGGCCAGCTCCGGACCGCCCTCCGCGAGATCGCGGGCTTCGGCGGACTGCTGATCGTCCACGCCGAGGATGCCCGCCTCATCGACGGCGCCCCACCGCCCACCGGCCCCCGCTACGCCGACTTCCTGGCCTCCCGCCCGCGCGCCGCCGAGAACGAGGCCATCGCGGGCCTCATCGCTCTCGCCCACGAGCTGGACGCCCGCGTCCACGTCCTGCACCTCTCGTCCGCCGACGCGCTGCCGCTGATCGCCGACGCCCGCCGTAAGGGCGTCCGGATCACCGTGGAGACCTGCCCGCACTTCCTGACCCTCACCGCCGAGGAAGTCCCCGACGGCGCCACGGAGTTCAAATGCTGTCCGCCCATAAGGGAGGCCGCCAACCAGGACGCGCTGTGGGCGGGCCTGGCGGCCGGGGAGATCGACTGCGTCGTCTCCGACCACTCGCCCTGTACGGCCGACCTCAAGGTGGACGACTTCGGGCGGGCCTGGGGCGGCATCTCCTCGCTCCAGCTCGGCCTCCCCGCCGTCTGGACGGCGGCCCGGCGGCGCGGCCACACCCTCCACGACGTGGCCCGCTGGATGTCCACCGGCCCCGCCGCGCTCGTCGGTCTCGACCGTAAGGGCGCCATCGAGGCCGGCCGCGACGCCGACTTCGCGGTCCTCGCCCCCGACGAGACCTTCACCGTCGACCCCGCCGCCCTCCACCACCGCAACCAGGTCACCGCCTACGCGGGCAGAACACTCTTCGGCGTCGTACGGTCCACCTGGCTGCGCGGCCGGAAGATCGCCGACCATGGCGCGATCGCCGACCGTGGCGCGACGAGCGAACCCACCGGCCGACTCCTGGAAAGGCAGCCCCGCACATGA
- a CDS encoding helix-turn-helix domain-containing protein, whose amino-acid sequence MSVTKIPGPGANVAVCRKARGFSQVALARRAGVSVSLLSKIEVGDRALTQGIAAALAQAMGLTLDELLGTAPIERTDEKSLATLNYVIRRFDIPDTPPSHPEDLPRELAALNEHRYRTELSAVLRKLPGVLAGVTNYAHATQSPDAWTRVADTYSVVYWLAARHRWMHLAELAVMKQRLAAERAHPIAATVAARDEAGAFLNSGDFAGGLAIVDRAVVEAESSLRGHDRAYGLGILHLRGLTLAGRIKDKATAERHIAAAWQAAEEFPEDVEDHGIHFGPENTAVHVISTASDMEDYRESLNTADDLIRGGVTLPATRVGPLHMNISRSKLALGDRDGALESLAAAWDVAPEMARVHPTSQELMRVLTSLHRRSNPRLTQAGQAGGRALLNYRGSSRFRRSATAWSSVLAAIWPARRASRFGVLQAISAQ is encoded by the coding sequence ATGAGCGTGACCAAGATTCCCGGACCAGGTGCGAATGTGGCCGTCTGCCGTAAGGCGCGCGGCTTCAGCCAAGTTGCTCTTGCCCGGCGTGCGGGCGTGTCGGTTTCGCTGCTCAGCAAGATCGAGGTGGGCGACCGCGCACTGACCCAGGGCATTGCCGCCGCTCTTGCTCAGGCCATGGGTTTGACGCTGGATGAGCTGCTGGGCACGGCCCCCATCGAGCGCACCGACGAGAAGAGCCTTGCCACCCTCAATTACGTCATTCGGCGGTTCGACATCCCCGACACGCCGCCGTCACACCCTGAGGACCTTCCGCGCGAGCTGGCCGCACTGAACGAGCATCGCTATCGGACCGAGCTGTCGGCGGTGTTGCGGAAGCTCCCGGGCGTGCTGGCCGGCGTGACCAACTACGCGCACGCCACCCAGTCGCCCGACGCCTGGACCCGTGTCGCCGACACGTATTCGGTGGTCTACTGGCTGGCCGCCCGACACCGCTGGATGCACCTCGCCGAGCTGGCCGTCATGAAACAGCGGCTGGCCGCCGAGCGTGCGCACCCCATCGCGGCCACGGTGGCCGCCCGGGACGAGGCCGGAGCCTTCCTGAACTCCGGAGACTTCGCAGGCGGGTTGGCCATTGTGGACCGCGCCGTTGTCGAGGCCGAGTCGAGCTTGCGAGGCCATGACCGCGCCTATGGCCTGGGTATCCTGCACCTGCGTGGGCTGACGCTGGCCGGTCGGATCAAGGACAAGGCAACCGCCGAACGGCACATAGCCGCAGCTTGGCAGGCGGCCGAGGAGTTCCCTGAGGACGTCGAGGACCATGGCATCCACTTCGGGCCCGAGAACACCGCTGTGCATGTCATTTCGACAGCCTCTGACATGGAGGACTACCGCGAGTCGCTCAACACGGCGGATGACCTGATCCGGGGTGGGGTGACGCTTCCGGCCACGCGCGTTGGCCCGCTGCACATGAACATCAGCAGGTCAAAGCTCGCCCTGGGGGACCGTGACGGGGCTCTCGAATCGCTCGCAGCGGCTTGGGACGTCGCGCCGGAGATGGCCCGTGTCCATCCGACCAGCCAAGAGCTGATGCGCGTGCTGACCTCGCTGCACCGCCGCAGCAACCCGCGCCTTACCCAAGCTGGCCAAGCGGGCGGGCGTGCCCTTCTGAACTATCGGGGGAGTTCCCGGTTTCGACGGTCGGCCACCGCCTGGTCGTCTGTCCTGGCAGCCATCTGGCCGGCCCGGCGCGCGTCCCGCTTCGGCGTGCTGCAGGCGATCAGTGCGCAGTAA
- the alc gene encoding allantoicase has product MTAPIPRFTGDAAPYGGGDPYADYRTADLPFTHLVDLADRRLGGSVVAANDEFFADRENLLKPEPPHFDPAAFGHKGKVMDGWETRRRRGASADTPHPAEDDHDWALIRLGAPGIVHGIVVDTAHFRGNYPRAVSVEATAVEGTPSPEELLADDVVWTELVPHTRIGGHAANGFPVSVGRRFTHLRLGQHPDGGIARLRVHGEVAPDPAWLTALGTFDVVALEHGGAAEDASDRFYSPPANSIQPGRSHKMDEGWETRRRRDTGHDWVRYRLTAQASLRAVEIDTGCYKGNAPGWAALYGLDATSGADPADHTSPSWTELLPRTRLQPDTVHRFVLDAAPPVTHVRIDIYPDGGVARLRLLGTPTEHGAQRLASRHTELSG; this is encoded by the coding sequence ATGACCGCGCCGATCCCCCGCTTCACCGGCGACGCCGCCCCGTACGGCGGTGGCGATCCGTACGCCGACTACCGGACCGCCGACCTCCCCTTCACCCACCTCGTGGACCTGGCCGACCGGCGGCTCGGCGGAAGCGTGGTCGCGGCCAACGACGAGTTCTTCGCCGACCGCGAGAATCTGCTGAAGCCCGAACCCCCGCACTTCGACCCCGCCGCCTTCGGCCACAAGGGCAAGGTCATGGACGGCTGGGAGACCCGGCGGCGGCGCGGAGCCTCCGCCGACACCCCGCATCCGGCCGAGGACGACCACGACTGGGCCCTGATCCGCCTCGGCGCGCCCGGGATCGTCCACGGCATCGTCGTCGACACCGCCCACTTCCGCGGCAACTACCCGCGGGCGGTGAGCGTCGAGGCGACGGCGGTGGAGGGCACCCCGTCCCCCGAGGAACTCCTCGCCGACGACGTCGTATGGACGGAACTCGTCCCCCATACGCGGATCGGCGGCCACGCGGCCAACGGCTTCCCGGTCTCCGTGGGCCGCCGCTTCACCCACCTCCGCCTGGGGCAGCACCCCGACGGCGGCATCGCCCGCCTCCGCGTCCACGGCGAGGTCGCCCCCGACCCGGCGTGGCTCACCGCCCTCGGCACCTTCGACGTGGTGGCGCTGGAACACGGCGGCGCGGCCGAGGACGCCTCCGACCGCTTCTACTCCCCGCCCGCCAACTCCATCCAGCCCGGCCGCTCCCACAAGATGGACGAGGGCTGGGAGACTCGCCGCCGCCGCGACACGGGCCACGACTGGGTCCGCTACCGCCTCACCGCCCAGGCGTCGCTGCGCGCCGTGGAGATCGACACCGGCTGCTACAAGGGCAACGCACCGGGCTGGGCGGCGCTGTACGGCCTCGACGCCACCTCCGGCGCGGACCCGGCCGACCACACCTCCCCGTCCTGGACCGAACTCCTGCCCCGCACCCGCCTCCAGCCCGATACGGTCCACCGCTTCGTCCTCGACGCGGCCCCGCCGGTGACCCACGTCCGCATCGACATCTACCCGGACGGCGGCGTCGCCCGGCTGCGGCTGCTCGGGACGCCGACCGAACACGGCGCGCAGCGGCTCGCCTCCCGCCATACGGAGCTGAGCGGCTAG
- a CDS encoding SDR family NAD(P)-dependent oxidoreductase, protein MGKLDGKVAVITGGTTGMALAGAKLFVDEGAHVFITGRRQEALDEAVRQIGRNVTGVQGDAADLDDLDRLYDTVKREKGSLDVLWASAGGGEPAPLGEITEAHFDAAFYLNARGTLFTVQKALPLFNDGGSILMTGSNASLGAFPGWSVYAGSKAVQQAWARVWLNELKDRRIRVNVLTPGQVATAKQEELFDEATKRQFESLIPRGQMGRPDEIATAALFLASDDSSYVNGMELVADGGTTAI, encoded by the coding sequence ATGGGAAAGCTTGACGGCAAGGTCGCGGTCATCACCGGCGGCACCACCGGCATGGCGCTGGCCGGCGCGAAGCTGTTCGTCGACGAGGGAGCGCACGTCTTCATCACCGGCCGCCGCCAGGAGGCCCTGGACGAGGCCGTGAGGCAGATCGGCCGCAACGTCACCGGCGTCCAGGGCGACGCCGCCGACCTGGACGACCTGGACCGTCTGTACGACACCGTCAAGCGGGAGAAGGGAAGCCTCGACGTGCTGTGGGCCAGCGCCGGCGGGGGCGAGCCCGCCCCGCTCGGCGAGATCACCGAGGCCCACTTCGACGCCGCGTTCTACCTCAACGCCCGCGGCACCCTGTTCACCGTCCAGAAGGCCCTCCCGCTCTTCAACGACGGCGGCTCCATCCTCATGACCGGCTCCAACGCCTCTCTCGGCGCCTTCCCCGGCTGGAGCGTCTACGCCGGCAGCAAGGCCGTCCAGCAGGCCTGGGCCCGCGTCTGGCTCAACGAGCTCAAGGACCGCCGCATCCGCGTCAACGTCCTGACCCCCGGCCAGGTCGCCACCGCCAAGCAGGAAGAACTCTTCGACGAGGCCACCAAGCGCCAGTTCGAGTCCCTCATCCCCCGCGGCCAGATGGGCCGCCCCGACGAAATCGCCACCGCCGCCCTCTTCCTCGCCTCCGACGACTCCAGCTACGTCAACGGCATGGAACTCGTCGCCGACGGCGGCACCACCGCCATCTGA
- a CDS encoding MerR family transcriptional regulator, giving the protein MIGKDATGDRWSIGELARASGVTVRALRHYDEVGLVRASGRTGAGHRRYAAEDLRRLYRVRALRGLGLSLEEIGDALAASADGPEALRASLAGQLDRLTAQAERIQQLSERIRGMLRQLDGASIPDPDQFMTALEMMSMLDGYFTQEQRDELARRRSTLGPEAVEAAKSEWAGLVEALLEHMEAGTPVDDADVRELVRRWDAVGESFHGGGERARAETKAAARRMWQDHREELSGRLPWPGERMAELVGYVERVREARRAGS; this is encoded by the coding sequence GTGATCGGAAAGGACGCCACCGGAGATCGGTGGAGCATCGGTGAGCTGGCGCGGGCGAGTGGAGTGACCGTGCGGGCGCTGCGGCATTACGACGAGGTGGGGCTGGTCCGGGCGAGTGGGCGGACCGGGGCCGGGCACCGTCGGTATGCGGCGGAGGATCTGCGGCGCCTGTACCGGGTGCGGGCGTTGCGCGGGTTGGGGCTGTCCCTGGAGGAGATCGGCGACGCGCTCGCGGCCTCCGCGGACGGTCCTGAGGCGCTGCGTGCGTCGCTCGCCGGGCAGTTGGACCGGCTCACCGCGCAGGCCGAGCGGATTCAGCAGCTCAGCGAGCGGATTCGCGGGATGCTGCGGCAGCTCGACGGGGCGTCGATACCCGATCCGGACCAGTTCATGACGGCCTTGGAGATGATGTCGATGCTGGACGGCTATTTCACCCAGGAACAACGCGATGAGCTCGCCCGGCGCAGGAGCACGCTTGGGCCCGAGGCGGTCGAGGCGGCCAAGAGCGAGTGGGCCGGGCTCGTGGAGGCGTTGCTGGAGCATATGGAGGCCGGGACTCCGGTGGATGACGCGGACGTACGGGAGCTTGTGCGGCGCTGGGACGCGGTGGGCGAGTCCTTCCACGGCGGCGGTGAGCGGGCCCGGGCGGAGACCAAGGCGGCGGCCCGGCGCATGTGGCAGGACCACCGCGAAGAGCTCAGCGGCCGACTGCCCTGGCCCGGCGAGCGGATGGCCGAGTTGGTCGGTTATGTGGAGCGGGTGCGGGAGGCCCGTCGGGCAGGGAGCTAG
- a CDS encoding EF-hand domain-containing protein, translated as MKAAARKAFDAYDLDADGQITAKEYQQVVAELRGEHLTDEQAQQFIDVLDMDGDGTMSFEEFWAPMQGGAD; from the coding sequence ATGAAAGCGGCCGCGCGCAAGGCCTTTGACGCATACGACCTCGATGCCGACGGGCAGATAACCGCCAAGGAATACCAGCAGGTCGTCGCCGAGCTGCGCGGCGAGCACCTCACCGACGAGCAGGCGCAACAATTCATCGACGTACTCGACATGGACGGCGACGGCACGATGTCGTTCGAGGAGTTCTGGGCCCCGATGCAGGGCGGCGCGGACTGA
- a CDS encoding helix-turn-helix domain-containing protein → MKPAVGISLLRIGLRSAVDLPRTELQPHRGWTDQEWDAATRRLTDRDLLTPDGTATQAGRELIRTAETATDQAAERPWRPLTPEQVATLTRLLTPLSTACAAALRFPNPIGFPKPTG, encoded by the coding sequence CTGAAACCCGCCGTCGGGATCAGTCTCCTCCGGATCGGCCTCCGTTCCGCCGTCGACCTCCCCCGCACCGAACTCCAGCCCCACCGCGGCTGGACCGACCAGGAGTGGGACGCCGCCACACGGCGCCTGACCGACCGCGACCTGCTCACCCCGGACGGCACCGCGACGCAGGCCGGACGCGAGCTGATCCGCACGGCCGAGACCGCTACGGACCAAGCGGCGGAACGCCCCTGGCGCCCGCTGACCCCCGAGCAGGTGGCAACCCTGACCCGCCTCCTCACCCCCCTGAGCACCGCCTGCGCCGCAGCCCTGCGCTTCCCCAACCCGATCGGGTTCCCGAAGCCGACAGGGTGA
- a CDS encoding NADPH-dependent F420 reductase, which produces MSNISIIGTGNMARTIGARAVAGGNTVEVMGRDQSKAADLAKALGGGATTGEWGTAPAGDIVIVALLYDGVVPVVAQYGDALAGKVIVDISNPFNATFDGLAHREETSIAQEVAKAAPAGASVVKAFNTIFRHVLEKGRPDVFIAGDNAQAKASVEAFIESLGLRPLDVGGLKMAHWLEGAGVVTVGLANHGVGNLDFALSITELPV; this is translated from the coding sequence ATGAGCAACATCAGCATCATCGGCACCGGAAACATGGCCCGCACCATCGGCGCGCGGGCGGTGGCGGGCGGCAACACCGTCGAGGTCATGGGCCGCGATCAGTCCAAGGCGGCTGATCTGGCCAAGGCTCTCGGCGGCGGCGCCACGACGGGAGAATGGGGCACCGCCCCGGCCGGGGACATCGTCATCGTGGCCCTGTTGTACGACGGTGTCGTGCCGGTCGTCGCCCAGTACGGAGACGCTCTCGCGGGCAAGGTCATCGTCGACATCAGCAATCCCTTCAATGCCACGTTCGACGGGCTGGCCCACCGCGAGGAGACCTCGATCGCGCAGGAGGTCGCCAAGGCGGCCCCGGCCGGCGCCAGCGTGGTGAAGGCGTTCAACACCATCTTCCGTCATGTCCTGGAAAAGGGTCGGCCCGACGTCTTCATCGCCGGCGATAATGCGCAGGCCAAGGCAAGTGTGGAGGCGTTCATCGAGAGCCTCGGGCTGCGCCCGCTGGACGTCGGCGGCCTGAAAATGGCGCACTGGCTGGAAGGAGCGGGCGTGGTCACGGTGGGCCTCGCCAACCACGGGGTGGGGAACTTGGACTTCGCCCTCAGCATCACCGAACTTCCCGTCTGA
- a CDS encoding SDR family oxidoreductase codes for MIVVTGATGALNGATVEHLLKRVPAEQIGVSVRDVAKAQHFADRGVRVRQGSYEDPAALRHSFEGAEQVLLVSSNDPHADAVALHRVGIKAAVAAGAQRILYTSHQGASADSPFHPARDHAATEQLLADSGVAWTALRNGFYAHSLAWLLGPWQQTGTITAPADGPVSWTDRADVAEAAAVILAGDRAFDGPVTLTARQAVTFDDVAAMASKTAGREINRVTMDDEAWIADKVAAGTPEAMARMTLTTFQAARQGRFAGVDPLLAELLGREPRTVTDQLADANAA; via the coding sequence ATGATCGTCGTCACCGGAGCGACGGGCGCGCTGAACGGCGCCACCGTCGAGCACCTTCTCAAGCGCGTGCCCGCGGAGCAGATCGGCGTCAGCGTCCGCGATGTCGCCAAGGCGCAGCACTTCGCCGACCGCGGCGTGCGGGTACGCCAGGGTTCCTACGAGGACCCGGCGGCGCTGCGGCACTCCTTCGAGGGCGCTGAGCAGGTTCTGCTCGTCTCCTCCAACGATCCGCATGCCGATGCGGTCGCGCTGCACCGCGTCGGCATCAAGGCCGCCGTCGCAGCCGGAGCCCAGCGCATCCTTTACACCAGCCACCAGGGCGCCAGCGCCGACAGTCCTTTCCACCCGGCGCGCGACCACGCCGCCACCGAGCAGCTTCTGGCCGACTCGGGTGTTGCGTGGACGGCGCTGCGCAACGGCTTCTACGCCCACAGCCTTGCCTGGCTGCTGGGCCCGTGGCAGCAGACCGGCACGATCACGGCCCCGGCCGACGGACCGGTCTCCTGGACCGACCGGGCAGATGTCGCCGAAGCGGCAGCGGTCATCCTGGCCGGTGACCGGGCCTTCGACGGCCCGGTCACGCTCACCGCCCGTCAGGCCGTGACGTTCGACGACGTCGCCGCCATGGCCTCGAAGACCGCCGGCCGTGAGATCAATCGCGTCACGATGGACGACGAGGCTTGGATCGCAGACAAGGTCGCCGCGGGTACTCCGGAGGCGATGGCGCGGATGACGCTCACCACCTTCCAGGCCGCCCGGCAAGGCCGCTTCGCGGGAGTCGATCCGCTGCTCGCCGAGCTGCTGGGCCGGGAACCCCGCACTGTCACCGACCAACTCGCGGACGCGAACGCCGCGTGA
- a CDS encoding IS5 family transposase (programmed frameshift), producing MLNRGDLTDEEWAVLEPLLPRSDNRCGRWRDHRQVINGIIHRLSTGCQWRQLPARFGPWQTIHKRHMLWSADGTWERLLQHVQAVADTVGEIDWNINVDSTSIRAHQHAAGAPTDPPPAPPGLKGGPTKISSHARAHTPVPGGGGAADEALGRSRGGLTTKIHLSADGRCRPLSLVLTPGQRADCTQFEAVMDKIRVPRLGAGRPRRLPDSVGADKAYSNSLIRSYLRRRGIRHVIPEKSDSRTARRRRGSDGGRPPGFDKTRYKARNTVERAINKIKQFRAVATRYDKRRYVYLGTVTAAALLIWLRS from the exons GTGCTCAACAGGGGGGATCTCACCGATGAGGAGTGGGCAGTGCTGGAGCCTTTGCTGCCCAGGAGCGACAACCGCTGCGGCCGGTGGCGGGACCACCGACAGGTGATCAACGGAATCATCCACCGCCTGAGCACCGGCTGTCAGTGGCGTCAGCTGCCCGCTCGCTTCGGCCCGTGGCAGACCATTCACAAACGCCACATGCTCTGGTCGGCCGACGGAACCTGGGAACGACTGCTCCAGCACGTCCAGGCCGTCGCCGACACAGTGGGGGAGATCGACTGGAACATCAACGTCGACTCCACCTCCATTCGAGCCCATCAGCACGCCGCCGGCGCCCCGACAGATCCGCCACCAGCACCTCCTGGC CTCAAAGGGGGCCCCACAAAGATCAGTTCACATGCGCGTGCACATACGCCTGTGCCTGGCGGAGGCGGCGCCGCCGACGAAGCTCTCGGTCGTTCCCGCGGTGGGCTGACCACGAAGATCCACCTGAGCGCAGACGGCCGATGCCGTCCGCTCTCCCTGGTCCTCACGCCCGGGCAACGAGCGGACTGCACACAATTCGAGGCCGTCATGGACAAGATCCGCGTTCCCCGGCTCGGCGCGGGCCGACCGCGGCGACTGCCGGACAGTGTCGGCGCCGATAAGGCATACAGCAACAGCCTGATCCGCTCTTACCTACGACGACGCGGCATCCGACACGTGATCCCGGAGAAGAGCGACTCCAGAACCGCCCGCCGGCGCAGAGGTTCGGACGGCGGCCGACCACCGGGCTTCGACAAGACCCGGTACAAAGCCAGGAACACGGTCGAACGAGCGATCAACAAGATCAAGCAGTTCCGAGCCGTCGCCACCCGCTATGACAAGCGCCGATACGTCTACCTCGGCACTGTCACGGCCGCCGCCCTCCTGATCTGGCTCCGCTCGTGA
- a CDS encoding TetR/AcrR family transcriptional regulator — protein MARASSGSRNGGTARPPVMGRPRDTSRDLTILDATLSLLTEVGYEQLSMEAVASRSGAAKTTIYRRYRDKAALVAAAVEHRSQATPPGPVAGDLRGDLLGLVSWLARQIAEQEIGLLGALFAGMRSDARLAEEMRRILRRDEAAMTDEPLRKAIRHGEQLSPRAAELFAEVAPAVIVHRIVIAGEPCDEPFIEHLVDDILLPLLRGH, from the coding sequence GTGGCACGCGCATCGAGTGGCTCACGAAATGGCGGCACAGCGCGGCCACCCGTCATGGGTCGGCCGCGCGACACTAGCCGTGACCTGACCATTCTTGACGCGACGCTGTCGCTGCTGACCGAGGTGGGCTACGAGCAGCTGTCCATGGAGGCGGTCGCGAGTCGTTCCGGGGCGGCGAAGACGACGATCTACCGTCGCTATCGCGACAAGGCCGCGCTGGTCGCGGCGGCCGTCGAGCACCGCTCGCAGGCCACGCCTCCCGGGCCTGTGGCGGGTGATCTTCGAGGAGATCTCCTCGGGCTCGTCAGCTGGCTGGCTCGGCAGATCGCCGAGCAGGAGATCGGCCTGCTGGGGGCGCTGTTCGCCGGGATGCGCAGTGACGCGCGGCTCGCGGAGGAGATGCGTCGCATTCTGCGTCGGGATGAGGCGGCGATGACCGACGAGCCGCTGCGCAAGGCGATCCGGCACGGCGAACAGCTGTCTCCCCGGGCTGCCGAGCTCTTCGCCGAGGTGGCACCGGCCGTGATCGTCCACCGCATCGTGATCGCGGGTGAGCCGTGCGATGAACCGTTCATCGAGCACCTCGTGGACGACATCCTTCTGCCGCTCCTGCGCGGTCACTGA